Proteins encoded together in one Streptomyces sp. NBC_01216 window:
- a CDS encoding thiol-disulfide oxidoreductase DCC family protein yields MRPVLVYDGDCAFCTASVTYLKRRLRPACVVTPWQFADLATLGVTQQRAEHELLWVSRAGTVYGGAQAVARILLSVGGLWAWLGGLLTLPPLRWIAHGVYRIVATNRTRLPGGSPACALPPDRRPGVRPPAA; encoded by the coding sequence ATGCGACCTGTGCTCGTCTACGACGGTGACTGCGCGTTCTGCACGGCATCGGTGACCTACCTCAAGCGGCGACTGCGGCCGGCCTGCGTCGTGACGCCGTGGCAGTTCGCGGATCTGGCCACCCTCGGCGTCACCCAGCAGCGGGCCGAGCACGAACTGCTGTGGGTCTCGCGGGCCGGCACGGTGTACGGCGGCGCGCAGGCCGTCGCCAGGATCCTGTTGAGCGTCGGTGGGCTCTGGGCGTGGCTGGGCGGCCTGCTCACCCTGCCTCCTCTGCGGTGGATCGCCCATGGCGTGTACCGGATCGTCGCCACCAACCGCACCCGCCTGCCCGGCGGCTCGCCGGCCTGCGCGTTGCCGCCGGACCGCAGGCCCGGCGTCCGGCCCCCCGCGGCTTAG
- a CDS encoding HTTM domain-containing protein, with translation MPLTGNDLIRSSASPGEASGRRAPARLSVSAHRAWTLLTARPLSLYAVSVLRIGYGLLYLVYLLREFPYRDEIWGPGSPWTPALARQLFDQTGWVSMLTLSDGRVYFECCYAAALVVCALFALGWRTRALSVLFAVVVTSFHARSIFMTDGGDNLVLLMALYLVLTASGRRWSLDARRLRRRSATRTRGRWRSGAVPRLREARRTLVTTVHNCGLLVIAFQVCFLYGAAGLYKVQGGTWGAGTALHYVLNLELFQPWPALSHWLDGHAVAIAVAGYLTVLLQVAFPFVLFGRLKYPVLTMLLGMHVGIAVLMGLPLFSGAMIIADAVFLPDRFYTAVADLCRRPVRRLRTARTASGARTGSMPKQGNPASLLRGRP, from the coding sequence ATGCCCCTGACGGGAAATGACCTGATCCGTTCCTCCGCGTCCCCTGGCGAAGCGTCCGGGCGCCGGGCGCCCGCCCGTCTGTCCGTCTCGGCACATCGCGCGTGGACGCTGCTGACCGCACGCCCCCTCTCGCTCTACGCGGTGTCGGTCCTGCGCATCGGGTACGGCCTGCTCTACCTGGTCTACCTGCTGCGCGAATTCCCGTACCGCGACGAGATCTGGGGCCCCGGTTCACCATGGACGCCGGCACTGGCGCGGCAGCTCTTCGACCAGACGGGCTGGGTCAGCATGCTCACGCTGTCGGACGGCCGGGTCTACTTCGAGTGCTGCTACGCGGCGGCTCTCGTCGTCTGCGCGTTGTTCGCGCTGGGCTGGCGGACCCGTGCCCTGTCCGTGCTCTTCGCCGTCGTGGTGACCTCGTTCCACGCGCGGTCGATCTTCATGACGGACGGAGGCGACAACCTCGTTCTCCTGATGGCGCTCTACCTGGTCCTCACCGCATCCGGCCGCCGCTGGTCCCTGGACGCCCGAAGGCTCCGCCGCAGGTCCGCCACTCGTACGCGGGGCCGTTGGCGGTCCGGCGCGGTACCGCGACTCCGTGAGGCACGGCGCACTCTGGTCACGACGGTGCACAACTGCGGGCTCCTCGTGATCGCGTTCCAGGTGTGCTTCCTCTACGGCGCGGCGGGCCTGTACAAGGTGCAGGGCGGCACCTGGGGTGCCGGAACCGCGCTGCACTACGTGCTGAACCTTGAACTTTTCCAGCCGTGGCCCGCGCTCTCCCATTGGCTGGACGGCCACGCGGTCGCCATCGCGGTGGCCGGCTACCTGACCGTGCTCCTCCAGGTCGCCTTCCCTTTCGTGCTGTTCGGCAGGCTCAAGTACCCGGTACTGACCATGCTGCTCGGCATGCACGTCGGCATCGCCGTACTCATGGGACTTCCCCTGTTCTCCGGTGCGATGATCATCGCCGACGCCGTGTTCCTGCCGGACCGCTTCTACACCGCGGTGGCAGACCTGTGCCGACGGCCGGTCCGGCGGCTGCGGACGGCCCGGACCGCGTCAGGAGCACGCACGGGGTCCATGCCGAAGCAGGGAAACCCCGCATCCCTGCTCCGCGGTCGCCCCTGA
- a CDS encoding DUF5819 family protein: MDATRGEEEAGQRGAWRAGRRALNTVVVLCLVTALTHVALVFLHVAPSNVVSRTYGKQVNAWIYPLFEQNWRLFAPDPDSVNRRISARTAHTARNGSVQVGPWTELTTVDETAIDHSVFPSHTSQNLLRRSWTSYVELHGGDDVARSDRAVMMRQYLRNIAADRMTDLHGKPFEYIQLRVVTLPVSAPGTVAADRRASATKAETRLLPWWKVDSDAPDGK; this comes from the coding sequence GTGGACGCCACGCGCGGAGAAGAGGAAGCCGGGCAGCGGGGAGCCTGGCGGGCGGGGAGGAGGGCCCTGAACACCGTGGTGGTCCTCTGCCTGGTCACCGCCCTGACGCACGTCGCCCTGGTGTTCCTGCACGTCGCACCCTCGAATGTCGTCTCCCGGACCTACGGCAAACAGGTGAACGCCTGGATCTACCCCCTCTTCGAACAGAACTGGCGGCTCTTCGCCCCGGACCCGGATTCAGTCAACCGGAGAATCTCCGCACGAACCGCGCACACGGCTCGGAACGGTTCCGTACAGGTCGGCCCCTGGACCGAACTGACCACGGTCGACGAAACAGCCATCGACCACAGCGTCTTCCCGAGCCACACCTCCCAGAACCTTCTGCGTCGGTCCTGGACGTCCTACGTCGAACTCCACGGGGGCGACGACGTCGCGCGTTCGGACCGGGCCGTGATGATGCGCCAGTACCTGCGCAACATCGCCGCCGACCGCATGACCGATCTGCACGGCAAGCCGTTCGAGTACATCCAGCTCCGGGTGGTCACCCTGCCCGTCTCCGCTCCAGGCACTGTGGCCGCTGACCGCCGTGCCTCTGCCACGAAAGCCGAAACACGGCTGCTGCCCTGGTGGAAGGTTGACTCCGATGCCCCTGACGGGAAATGA
- a CDS encoding ice-binding family protein has product MKLKSTRAAQRRTASSWLAAALTTTVAAALVAVAPSQAFALATPVPLGTADSFAVLAGQSVTNTGPSVITGDVGVSPGTAISGFPPGIVNGVFHSADAVALQAKSDLVAAFDNAAGQATDAALPPNAGGLTLVPGVYTASSALGLTGTLTLDALGDPNAVWVFQVGSELTTASASRVALINGAQPCNVFWEIGSSATLGTNSTFVGNILALTSISATTGASIDGRALARNGSVTLDTNRITRATCTGGTTTGTTTGTTTGTTTGTTTGTTGGVLGGVLGGVVTGGTTGGTTAGTGGGTGGVLGGVLGGVLGGVVTGGTTGGTTGATTGNTVGNTAGNIAGNTTGGGKGGMTGGHDGGKPGHDHGGKPGHDHGGYGYGEKPDAHAGYGDKPQGHGGYEG; this is encoded by the coding sequence ATGAAGCTCAAATCCACTCGCGCCGCGCAACGGCGCACCGCTTCGTCCTGGCTCGCCGCGGCTCTCACCACCACGGTCGCCGCCGCGCTGGTGGCCGTGGCGCCGTCCCAGGCATTCGCCCTTGCCACTCCCGTGCCGCTGGGTACCGCGGACAGTTTCGCTGTCCTGGCCGGCCAGTCGGTCACCAACACCGGCCCGTCCGTGATCACCGGGGACGTCGGCGTCAGTCCGGGTACGGCCATCAGTGGATTTCCGCCGGGGATCGTGAACGGGGTCTTTCACTCCGCGGACGCTGTCGCGCTCCAGGCCAAGTCCGACCTCGTGGCGGCGTTCGACAACGCCGCGGGCCAGGCCACCGACGCGGCGCTTCCGCCGAACGCCGGGGGCCTGACGCTGGTCCCGGGCGTCTACACCGCCTCCTCGGCCCTGGGTCTGACCGGCACCCTCACCCTCGACGCCCTGGGCGACCCCAACGCGGTCTGGGTCTTCCAGGTCGGCTCGGAGCTGACGACGGCGTCGGCCAGCCGCGTCGCCCTCATCAACGGTGCGCAGCCGTGCAACGTGTTCTGGGAGATCGGCAGTTCGGCCACGCTCGGCACCAACTCGACCTTCGTGGGCAACATTCTGGCCCTGACTTCGATCAGCGCCACCACCGGCGCGAGCATCGACGGCCGGGCACTGGCCCGTAATGGCTCGGTCACTCTGGACACCAACCGCATCACCCGCGCCACCTGCACCGGTGGAACCACGACGGGCACGACGACCGGCACCACGACCGGCACAACGACGGGCACCACCACCGGCACGACGGGCGGCGTGCTGGGCGGCGTGCTCGGCGGGGTCGTGACCGGCGGCACCACCGGCGGCACCACCGCCGGCACCGGCGGCGGCACTGGCGGTGTCCTCGGCGGCGTGCTGGGCGGCGTGCTCGGCGGGGTCGTGACCGGCGGCACCACCGGCGGCACCACCGGGGCCACCACGGGGAACACCGTCGGAAACACCGCCGGGAACATCGCCGGCAACACCACGGGGGGCGGCAAGGGAGGTATGACCGGCGGTCACGACGGCGGCAAGCCGGGCCACGACCACGGCGGCAAGCCGGGCCACGACCACGGCGGATACGGCTACGGCGAGAAGCCCGACGCGCACGCCGGTTACGGCGACAAGCCTCAGGGACACGGCGGCTACGAAGGCTAG
- a CDS encoding serine hydrolase domain-containing protein, whose amino-acid sequence MGGRGRRAATNEGVGNVDLRGTVAAGFEPVGDAFQRNFEQRGERGAALAVYRDGVKVVDLWAGARDVDGNAAEAPWAVDTAQVVRSATKGVAAAVPLLLHQRGQLDLDAPVGTYWPEFKAAGKERVTVRQSLAHQAGVPVLDRPLTLAEAADRETALAAIAAQAPAWEPGTAHGYHAHTFSWLLAGLVHRVTGRTIGRWVAEEIARPLGLDLWIGLPDDEAYRVGRLGPVEETEPPGGGALRLRAKRSVTEAYRDPDSLTRRAFGAIDPQPDENDPAYRAAELPGSSGVSTARALARFYAATLGPVDGVRLFAPATLTLARTEESAGGDRVLMVGTRFGLGHMLHGPASPLLGPTSFGHPGRGGSLGFADQESGIAFGYVTNGMRPTVTADPRAQALVRAVRSVL is encoded by the coding sequence ATGGGAGGACGCGGGCGGCGCGCGGCAACGAACGAGGGAGTGGGGAACGTGGACCTCAGGGGCACGGTGGCGGCGGGGTTCGAGCCGGTCGGGGACGCGTTCCAGCGCAACTTCGAGCAGCGCGGCGAACGAGGCGCGGCGCTCGCCGTCTACCGCGACGGCGTGAAGGTCGTGGACCTCTGGGCGGGCGCCAGGGACGTCGACGGGAACGCCGCGGAAGCACCCTGGGCCGTGGACACCGCGCAGGTGGTCCGCTCGGCGACCAAAGGCGTCGCCGCAGCCGTGCCCCTGCTGCTCCACCAGCGCGGTCAGCTCGACCTGGACGCACCCGTCGGCACGTACTGGCCCGAGTTCAAGGCGGCGGGCAAGGAACGGGTGACCGTACGCCAGTCACTCGCGCACCAGGCGGGCGTACCCGTCCTGGACCGCCCGCTGACCCTCGCCGAGGCCGCCGACCGGGAGACCGCCCTGGCGGCGATCGCCGCCCAGGCTCCCGCCTGGGAACCCGGCACCGCCCACGGCTACCACGCCCACACCTTCAGCTGGCTGCTCGCCGGGCTCGTCCACCGGGTCACCGGCCGGACCATCGGCCGCTGGGTCGCCGAGGAGATCGCCCGCCCGCTCGGCCTCGACCTGTGGATAGGTCTGCCGGACGACGAGGCGTACCGCGTCGGCCGCCTCGGTCCCGTCGAGGAGACCGAACCCCCCGGCGGCGGAGCCCTGCGGCTGCGCGCCAAGCGCTCGGTCACCGAGGCATACCGCGACCCCGACTCGCTCACCCGGCGCGCCTTCGGAGCGATCGATCCCCAGCCCGACGAGAACGACCCCGCCTACCGGGCCGCCGAACTGCCCGGTTCGAGCGGCGTCTCGACCGCCCGCGCGCTGGCGCGCTTCTACGCCGCCACGCTGGGTCCCGTCGACGGAGTCCGGCTCTTCGCCCCCGCGACCCTCACCCTCGCCCGCACCGAGGAGTCCGCGGGTGGCGACCGCGTGCTCATGGTCGGCACCCGCTTCGGTCTCGGCCACATGCTCCACGGGCCGGCCTCCCCGCTGCTCGGCCCCACCTCCTTCGGACACCCCGGACGGGGCGGGTCGCTGGGCTTCGCCGACCAGGAGTCGGGCATCGCCTTCGGGTACGTGACCAACGGCATGCGCCCGACGGTGACCGCGGACCCCCGTGCCCAGGCACTGGTGCGGGCGGTGCGTTCGGTGCTGTGA
- a CDS encoding S53 family peptidase, which translates to MGRNAREKAFRWGAATVAALAVTAAGIPAAQAATTEEPGPKRVGSAPKIPRGAVRTADPAAGEKLDLNVVLEPRDQAALNRFVAAVSDPTSPQYRQYLGTGEFAATFGAAPRTVAKVRAELEAKGLTVGELEADGLTLPVTTTVGGAAKAFRTDFDGYRLKDGKKGVANTAAPQFDGATADAVRGVVGLSSLASFEPRNTGARRAARVQKESDGSGTAARQPRLTGTTPALCSGIVDLFADDSDPNYPPMHDKQDYWSARSLASAYNMANQPNVQTGTTVAVYSLENYDPKDIASYQACHGTKVPVTSVKVNGGPTVPAGLDTGAGMETALDVQTIIGLAPQSKILVYQGPNTWDDGTDVFRKIVTENRAKVVSVSWGSCEMNTPTEVMDAENLAFQQAAAQGQTIVAASGDSGSTGCYSDYDGNGVPDQPNSDKLVTDNPASSPYVLGVGGTTMRGSVANQTTWNGSGGGVSRHHAVAADGFQNGRTGPGYGDACVAGPGMKCRQVPDVAAVGDGNTGYPVAFGQDGGQWWWIIGGTSGAAPVWAALLAQADQDLACQANGAVGYVHPALYELPAGAFRDVTTGHNNMTASGNSSGLYQAAAGYDLATGLGTPNGREIVKGLCQAVPRSPATTFHALAPARVLDTRAGVGRAGTAPVGANGTVKLKVTGVGGVPATGVTSVVMNVTVTAPTAPGYLTAYPTGTTRPTASNINWLKGQTNPNLVTVPVGKDGSVDLYAASSGTSHLVADVSGYYSVDEGGSTYVAAGPARVLDTRAGVGRAGTSPVAGKGTLTLTVAGAGGVPASGVTAVVLNVTETAPTSDGYLVVYPSDTSRPTASNINWLKGQTRPNMVVVPVGADGKVKLYNAGGGTVHLIADVFGYFTDETAGVSFHTAGPSRLLDTRSALGTGSTAPLGAGTNLVLDLNDGHTLANAKAVVLNVTITAPSTAGFLTVWPDGTSLPTASNLNWTAGQTTANLVTVPVVNGKIDFRSKSGTVHVIADLFGYYM; encoded by the coding sequence ATGGGTCGAAACGCCCGTGAGAAGGCATTCAGATGGGGTGCGGCGACGGTCGCCGCCCTCGCCGTGACCGCCGCCGGCATACCGGCGGCACAGGCCGCCACCACAGAGGAGCCCGGTCCGAAGCGGGTCGGCTCGGCTCCGAAGATCCCGCGGGGCGCCGTCCGTACGGCGGACCCGGCCGCGGGCGAGAAGCTCGACCTGAACGTCGTGCTGGAACCCCGCGACCAGGCCGCGCTGAACCGTTTCGTCGCGGCGGTCTCCGACCCCACGTCGCCGCAGTACCGCCAGTACCTCGGCACCGGCGAGTTCGCCGCCACCTTCGGCGCCGCGCCGCGGACGGTCGCGAAGGTCAGGGCCGAACTGGAGGCCAAGGGCCTCACGGTCGGCGAGCTGGAGGCAGACGGCCTCACCCTGCCGGTGACCACGACGGTCGGCGGCGCGGCGAAGGCGTTCCGGACCGACTTCGACGGCTACCGCCTGAAGGACGGCAAGAAAGGCGTCGCCAACACCGCGGCGCCGCAGTTCGACGGCGCGACGGCCGACGCCGTCCGCGGTGTCGTGGGACTGAGCAGCCTGGCCTCCTTCGAACCCCGGAACACCGGCGCGCGGCGCGCGGCCCGGGTGCAGAAGGAGAGCGACGGCAGCGGCACGGCGGCCCGCCAGCCGCGTCTGACGGGAACGACCCCGGCGCTCTGCTCCGGCATCGTGGACCTGTTCGCGGACGACTCGGACCCGAACTACCCGCCGATGCACGACAAGCAGGACTACTGGAGCGCCCGGTCGCTCGCGTCCGCCTACAACATGGCGAACCAGCCCAACGTGCAGACCGGCACCACGGTCGCCGTCTACTCGCTGGAGAACTACGACCCGAAGGACATCGCGAGCTACCAGGCGTGCCACGGCACCAAGGTGCCCGTGACGTCCGTCAAGGTCAACGGCGGCCCCACGGTCCCGGCGGGCCTCGACACCGGCGCCGGCATGGAGACCGCGCTGGACGTCCAGACCATCATCGGTCTCGCCCCGCAGTCCAAGATCCTCGTCTACCAGGGCCCCAACACCTGGGACGACGGCACGGACGTCTTCCGCAAGATCGTCACGGAGAACCGCGCCAAGGTCGTCTCCGTCAGCTGGGGCAGCTGTGAGATGAACACCCCGACCGAGGTCATGGACGCCGAGAACCTGGCGTTCCAGCAGGCCGCGGCGCAGGGGCAGACCATCGTCGCCGCGTCCGGCGACAGCGGTTCGACCGGCTGCTACTCCGACTACGACGGCAACGGCGTCCCGGACCAGCCGAACAGCGACAAGCTCGTGACCGACAACCCGGCCTCCTCGCCGTACGTCCTCGGCGTCGGCGGCACCACCATGCGGGGCTCGGTCGCCAACCAGACCACCTGGAACGGCTCCGGCGGCGGTGTCTCGCGGCACCACGCCGTGGCGGCCGACGGGTTCCAGAACGGGAGGACCGGCCCCGGCTACGGCGACGCCTGCGTCGCCGGCCCCGGCATGAAGTGCCGTCAGGTCCCGGACGTCGCCGCGGTCGGCGACGGGAACACCGGATACCCGGTCGCCTTCGGCCAGGACGGCGGCCAGTGGTGGTGGATCATCGGCGGCACCAGCGGCGCCGCCCCGGTCTGGGCCGCGCTCCTCGCCCAGGCCGACCAGGACCTCGCCTGCCAGGCCAACGGCGCGGTCGGCTACGTCCACCCGGCGCTGTACGAACTCCCGGCCGGCGCCTTCCGTGACGTGACGACCGGTCACAACAACATGACCGCGTCCGGCAACAGCAGCGGTCTCTACCAGGCCGCCGCCGGCTACGACCTCGCCACCGGCCTCGGCACGCCGAACGGCCGCGAGATCGTCAAGGGTCTGTGCCAGGCCGTCCCGCGGTCCCCGGCGACCACGTTCCACGCGCTCGCCCCGGCCCGCGTCCTCGACACCCGCGCCGGCGTCGGCCGCGCCGGCACCGCGCCCGTCGGCGCGAACGGCACGGTCAAGCTCAAGGTCACGGGCGTCGGCGGCGTCCCGGCCACCGGCGTCACCTCGGTCGTCATGAACGTCACGGTCACCGCACCGACCGCGCCCGGTTACCTGACCGCGTACCCGACCGGCACCACCCGTCCGACCGCGTCGAACATCAACTGGCTGAAGGGCCAGACCAACCCGAACCTGGTGACCGTCCCGGTCGGCAAGGACGGCTCGGTCGACCTCTACGCCGCGAGTTCCGGCACCAGCCACCTGGTCGCGGACGTGTCCGGCTACTACTCCGTCGACGAGGGGGGCAGCACCTACGTCGCCGCGGGCCCGGCCCGCGTCCTCGACACCCGTGCGGGCGTCGGCCGCGCCGGCACCTCGCCGGTCGCGGGCAAGGGCACTCTCACCCTCACCGTCGCGGGCGCCGGCGGCGTCCCGGCGAGCGGGGTCACCGCCGTCGTCCTCAACGTCACGGAGACCGCGCCGACCTCGGACGGCTACCTGGTCGTGTACCCGAGCGACACCAGCCGTCCGACCGCGTCGAACATCAACTGGCTGAAGGGCCAGACCCGGCCGAACATGGTCGTGGTGCCGGTCGGTGCGGACGGCAAGGTGAAGCTGTACAACGCCGGCGGCGGCACCGTGCACCTCATCGCCGACGTCTTCGGCTACTTCACCGACGAGACCGCGGGCGTGTCCTTCCACACCGCGGGCCCGAGCCGGCTGCTCGACACCCGCTCCGCCCTGGGCACGGGTTCGACCGCGCCGCTGGGCGCCGGCACCAACCTGGTGCTGGACCTCAACGACGGTCACACCCTGGCCAACGCCAAGGCGGTCGTCCTCAACGTGACGATCACGGCGCCGTCCACCGCCGGTTTCCTGACCGTGTGGCCCGACGGGACGTCGCTGCCGACCGCGTCCAACCTCAACTGGACGGCCGGTCAGACCACGGCCAACCTGGTGACCGTGCCCGTCGTCAACGGAAAGATCGACTTCCGTTCGAAGAGCGGCACCGTGCATGTGATCGCCGACCTGTTCGGCTACTACATGTAG
- a CDS encoding penicillin-binding transpeptidase domain-containing protein, with translation MRSGAKVAIVGGVFAVVASGVGYGGYNLWSGITGGNDSGLSSKSGSEEKRSGRLGADEIASTAESFLAAWAAGESDRAAQLTNDPVAAGPAVLDYREGALVSKAVITPGEPEGTTVPFTVDATVTYEGRSKSWTYASRLTVVRGLSTGRPLVDWKPSVLHPRLTAETRLRTGTAKAAAVRTVDREGVELTKEKYPSLGPLLDKLREKYGAAAGGTTGVETWLESRDENVPDSTLLTLREGEPGLLKTTIDAGVQAAAERAVRQHAQSSVVAVKPSTGEIRAVANNPATGYNTAFLGKQAPGSTLKIVTAALLLEKGLVKADRPTECPRDAMYYGRSFHNLDHFALGDVPFSRSFAQSCNTAFIKKIDDVHDDAALGKEAEEVFGIGLDWQTGVDSYDGSIPAETGGEAAAQYIGQGTVQMNALNMASITATAKDGTFRQPVLVSKGLDDRPIATARRSLPLSVARQLRDMMRLTATGGTGAKAMASVRGDKGAKTGSAEVGGQETSNSWFTGFADDLAAAAVVQAGGHGGTAAGPIVAQVLNAR, from the coding sequence TGTCGTCGAAATCCGGTTCCGAGGAGAAACGATCCGGCCGTCTCGGGGCCGACGAGATCGCCTCCACGGCGGAGAGCTTCCTCGCCGCCTGGGCGGCCGGGGAATCGGACCGGGCGGCACAGCTGACCAACGACCCCGTCGCGGCCGGCCCGGCCGTGCTCGACTACCGCGAGGGCGCGCTGGTCTCCAAGGCGGTCATCACCCCGGGCGAGCCCGAGGGCACCACCGTCCCGTTCACGGTCGACGCCACCGTGACGTACGAGGGCCGGTCGAAGTCCTGGACCTACGCCTCACGGCTGACCGTCGTCCGGGGGCTGAGCACCGGGCGGCCCCTGGTCGACTGGAAACCCTCCGTCCTGCATCCGAGGCTGACCGCGGAGACCCGGCTGCGCACGGGCACCGCGAAGGCCGCCGCCGTCAGGACCGTCGACCGCGAGGGCGTCGAACTGACCAAGGAGAAGTACCCCTCGCTCGGCCCGCTCCTCGACAAGCTCCGCGAGAAGTACGGCGCCGCGGCCGGCGGCACCACGGGCGTCGAGACCTGGCTGGAGTCCCGCGACGAGAACGTCCCCGACTCCACCCTGCTGACGCTCCGCGAGGGCGAGCCCGGACTGCTGAAGACGACCATCGACGCCGGCGTGCAGGCCGCGGCCGAGCGGGCGGTACGGCAGCACGCGCAGTCCTCGGTGGTCGCGGTGAAGCCGTCCACGGGCGAGATCCGGGCCGTCGCCAACAACCCCGCCACCGGCTACAACACGGCCTTCCTCGGCAAGCAGGCCCCCGGCTCCACCCTGAAGATCGTCACCGCGGCCCTGCTCCTGGAGAAGGGCCTGGTGAAGGCCGACCGGCCCACCGAGTGCCCGCGCGACGCGATGTACTACGGCCGGAGCTTCCACAACCTGGACCACTTCGCGCTCGGCGACGTGCCCTTCTCGCGGAGCTTCGCGCAGTCCTGCAACACCGCCTTCATCAAGAAGATCGACGACGTCCACGACGACGCGGCGCTGGGCAAGGAGGCCGAGGAGGTCTTCGGGATCGGCCTGGACTGGCAGACGGGCGTGGACAGCTACGACGGCAGCATCCCCGCCGAGACGGGCGGCGAGGCCGCCGCCCAGTACATCGGGCAGGGCACCGTGCAGATGAACGCGCTCAACATGGCCTCGATCACCGCCACCGCCAAGGACGGGACCTTCCGGCAGCCGGTCCTCGTGAGCAAGGGCCTGGACGACCGGCCCATCGCCACCGCCCGGCGGTCCCTGCCCCTCTCGGTGGCCCGCCAGTTGCGCGACATGATGCGCCTGACGGCCACCGGCGGCACCGGCGCGAAGGCGATGGCCTCGGTCCGCGGCGACAAGGGCGCGAAGACCGGCTCGGCCGAGGTGGGCGGGCAGGAGACCTCCAACAGCTGGTTCACCGGCTTCGCCGACGACCTCGCCGCGGCGGCGGTCGTCCAGGCCGGCGGGCACGGCGGTACCGCCGCGGGCCCGATCGTGGCGCAGGTCCTCAACGCCCGGTGA